TGCTATATCTTACCTTGACTTGCCTAGGGTGTGGGAAACAAGAATGTCAATTAAAGGtcaagttcagcaaaaaaaatgacttctttcaaatcaactggtgccagaggtttgtaatttacttttatttaaaaaaaaatcaagtccagtacttatcagctgcagtgtgtcctgcaggatgtggtattacttccagtttggagagcaggagaggttttctatggggatttgcttatgttttggacagttcctgcaggacataaagcaactgataagtattggaagactggagatttttaatagaagtaaattacaaatctctggcactttctgccaccaattgatttgagtctatttatttattttgctgatatacccctttaaacctacaaAGTATCACTGTTAATTACACTAGGGAGAACATGGCGTAGTTTATACTATTTCTGTATCTGATATCACTCAGCTGTTTTTTCCTTACTGTTTGAAGGGACAACCTCATTGTCCTGTGTTCAGTGCATATTGGAAATAGTCTTTACTATAACTACTGGAGATTAGCTGAATTGCCCCTGTAATATATCCAGGCAATAACTGTAGGCTGTGTACGTCATGACCGGTTGTACAGAACATTAGTAAAACACAAAAGGCACCTTTGTAATGGACTCACAAGTGCTCTCCCAGGATTGTGTTCCTTAGAAACCTGTCATTAGGAGTTGTTTGCACTTGTCTCTCGGGATGTGCAGAGGTAATTGCTTTATGTCCTACAACCGGAGCCTTTCTTTCaaacattggggagatttatatTAGGAAGGTTCTAGGTTTAAAGGCTTATAATCTGTTTAAAGTGTATTCTATCTGCCTGAAACAAAAACGGTCTGACCAGAAATACGTGGTGTCATCTTTGCGGAGCCTTCATGGTGAAGTCTCATTTGGCATACCTAAGTTCTCTTCTGTGTTTACAAGATCATTATTTatggagcactttttttttttttttttttgaagaagaagcagcagcggTGACATAACTAGCTTACTTTTTGTTTGCTATCATTTTCATTCCATAACAATATCCATAATTGGCAGAATGAATTCTTATTAATAATCCAACAACAAAGTGTGCCCCAGGTAGTGAGAAAAGAAATAAGGAAAAAATTGTTCTTCCTTTTATTAACCATAATATGCAGGCTATTATTTATCATTATCTAGTTTAACTGAAATTAAAGAGGAAGTCTCAGAAACATTTAAATATGAAAGAGGGGGTGAGaatataataaacaagtaaactcacccctcctcgTGCCTCTGTTGCAACACTCCCAGGTCCTAATGACGACCACCGGCTGTCAACTTCTGCTGGAAACGGGTACGTCACGTAAATTGTTTCTTTGATGCATTGGGGGTGTTCCTCAACCCACCCCAGTGCACCGTTCTGCTTGCCTTCTCCGATGCTCACACCTATTTATGCATACTGAAGAATGTATAAGCAggccggtccttttttttttttttttttttgaacagcgcATTCGCAGGAACAGCAGTCAATCTTCATACAGGCACTGTTACTGCACATGCGCGAGGAAGACTGGCCTGCTTATGCATTCTTGAACATGCATAAGTAGGTGTGAGCATCGGAGGTGGCGAATGGTGGGTGGTATGTTGTATTGGGGGGAGGGCAAAGGAAATAATTTTAATTATTTCTGTTGGGcagaatttcttaaaaatggAGGGACATAACAAGATAAGAAAATCTGAGCCAGGAACAGGAGTTAAGAGGCTACTGGGAGAGACATCAGCAGGTTCTAACTTTCCCTTTAAAATGCTTAGAACTATAATATCCCAGGGGGGCTTGTGTAGGCAAAACTTTATTGGTAAAGAGAAacggtcattaaaaataacttttgacgtgttaTCAGGCATGTGAAAAATCATTGATCTCAGCAGTGATAAAGAGATATAGCCAGACAGAGAACGTGGCGGGCGTACCATCCACTCTCTGGTCAGTCGCTAATTCCGAAaatgtagccttagggtcctattacaccaacagattatctgacagattttttcaagccgaagccaggaatgaatttgaacaGAGAAGTTTCAGTATTCCattttattacctgttccctgtttatagtctgttcctggctttggctcaaaaaaatgtcagataatctgttggtgtaatagggcccttatagacTAAGGGCCttgttacaccaacagattatctgacagttttttttgagccaaagccaggaacagactataaacagggaacaggtaataaaaggaaagactgagatttctcttcttttcaaatccattcctggcattggcttaaaaaaaatctatcagataatctgttgatgtaatagggcccttacattgtCAGAATTCACCAATGAGGAAGTACAGCCTTGTAGTTGCATTTGTAACAACATCGTAGCAGTTTCTAGTTATAAGTAATGGAAGAATTTTATTGCAGTTTTGGAAACTACAGTGCAGCATGATGTGCATTTTAACCCTTACTTTTAGTGCTTGCGTCATCTTGTAATGGTCTACATGTAAGCAATGCGTGTCCTATATGTCCAATCTGTTTAAAAATGTAATCAATCTGAGTATGATGAAGCTTAGAAGTTGGCTTGGGCAGAGTATGTAATGAGTTTGGTGCGATCTGTGAATTGATTGGCAGGCACTGGGTCCTTTCTTAGTTCCTCCAGCTGCCATGACAACCCATAAGCCCTGTAAACGACTGCCAGTCGAGCAGATCTGCACTCACTTACACTTCGTGTTGGGTCATCTAATACGGTCTTAAAAttctataaacaaaaaaaaaaaagcatttaagaTTGGATATTTGATGAATCAAACACTTGGATAATGTTGTGGATTacgtcatttttttttctgcataaacTTGgttgttgaaggggttatccaggttaaaAAGATAAAAAGCTTCTTTCTCCCATAAACAGTGCTGCACCTGTCCACGGGTTCTTTGTGGATATACATCTTTGCTCCATTTATTtcattggagctgagctgcaataccacacacaaactgagttgccaagagtggcgctgttttgtaAGAAACAAGCTATGTTTGTCTAAACAAAAATGTTTGTCTCAACAACCCCTTCAAAGATTactagtataaggctatgttcacaccgtacagacaatggtcgttgtttggcactaaaaaaaatggctgttgtattgaaaatgGCCagtgttgcattgaaaattgcagtGAAATCAATACACAACAGACAGAAATAATTAACATCTATTTTAACAGTCATAGCCAACAACGGTTGTtgactacattgtgtgaacaatggccgttgttgtttTTAATTTGTTCTGGTTATAAAATGtaagttttgtgaacatagcctaaatgtaaagGTGTCACATCTGTGAGTATGTCAAGCTACTTTGTGTACATTATAGAGTTGGTTCCCTCATCTACCAGAAACACTAGATACAAGCATAATAGGTAGATATCCATTATACAGTATAATTGGATAATTATATTGCTTTCAGTagcaaaacaaaataaacaatttaaaacaaataacatttttgttttttcatttgttcGCAAGGATGGAGATGTAACTTTTAACCGTGCTAAACTGCTCAACATTGGCTATGCGGAAGCTTTGAAAGAATATGATTATAACTGCTTTGTATTCAGCGACGTTGACCTTATTCCTATGGATGATCGGAACATCTACAAGTGTTACAGTCAGCCCAGACACCTGTCAGTATCCATGGATAAATTTGGGTTCGGGTAAGAACACCTATTTATTCTGTGCATTCTACAGATTTGCTTTATACAGTaggtctaaggccttattcacacattcagtgaagTTGTCCGTGATCACAGACAatattatagcccattgctttctattgacttcacacattccgtttttttcacggattcgCAAACCGTTCTGTGGAAaagtaggacatgtcataactcagaTGAGATAAAAGCAGggattcccccatagaagtctatgagaaccGTGTTTTTAATGGATTGCACACACTTTTCATTTAGAAGATGGGCTAGGAACCAAAAGTCACACATTCTTGAGCAACAAAACAATTTTCAACTTTGCCTTCAAGACATAGAGGTTACAGCTGTGCTCTATAGGCAACAACCAGCATTAGTGACATTAGTAACATGCCACTTTCATGCCTTTTTTGAAGGCAAAACTTGAAGTGGATTTCAGGTAAAATATAAATTGAGCCCAACCAAAAGAGATGCAAAGACCAGCACCACCTAATACACACTATGCAGCAAACAACCTTCCCAATCAATGACTATATGGAGGTCGGAGTGCTTAATAGAGACATGCGGCTGCGGTGCTCAGCATATACAAAGTTAGAGTCCAGCAAAATTCTTCAAGGTATAAGAGAAATTACAACAGCAGCACTCATCCCATCTTCTCTTCTAGctttattgaagtaaaaaaaacatgATATTCATGCTGATCAGCACACAGGTGAGGGATGACAAACGCTAGTGCACAAAGCAACGGACCGTTTCATGCTCACGCTTTAGGGATTGACACCATAGATGTAGAATATCATGTATTTTGTACTTCAATAAAGCAAGAAGAGaagatggggtgagtgccgctgttCTAATTGCCCTTATACCTTGAAAACTATAACTTGACATGTACACAAATAAGTCCTCATACAACTTTGTGTAGGGAAAAATAAAGTTATGGCAATTGAAATGAGGCTATGAAGAAtaagctaaaataaaaaaataaaaaaactccacTTTAggcttaaagcattactgtcatttggagTAATGTTTGACTTGTCATTGGACATACCACAGTCCGTAGATACAGCTGTGGGAGTGCGCTCCACTCTTCAGCCAGCTAAACATCCAAATTGTTCTTCTAACAGACTGCAATAAGGGAGAAATGTGCTCTGCCACACTTTCCCCGATCTCGGGACTGTATCAGGTTTTAGGAGTGAGACCCGATGTGATCAGTAACTTGATATgtctgacatttcaaaagttactCCAAATTACACACTTTAAGGGGATTCTTTGCTGTTTTGGGCTTTAGCGTGCTTTTGTTTTAGAAGCTGAAAGTTAATGCCATTTGAAGATGCTTATATTTGCTCTTTCTTGTATTTTTCAGCTTGCCATACAACCAGTATTTTGGAGGTGTTTCTGCCTTAAGCAAAGAACAATTTGAAAGAATCAATGGATTTCCCAATAATTACTGGGGATGGGGTGGAGAAGATGATGACATATACAATAGGTATATTTCCTAACTTTATTTGGCTGATTGATTGTGGGTCATTAACTTTAAGTATCATTTGAAATAATTCCATACCTTTAGATGGCCAGTCATTGGAGAATGGCCAGTATtctacccatccacaagaagaacccagtaactacaggccggtTACCTGAAATAtgtagatgtagtagtagtagtagtagtaagcatttcttaaaaaaaaaaaaaaaaaaagataattgaacacctaagaatcaacaatgaAAGTGCTGGATAAAGGTGGTGCCAGGATgaaggggggccagggggatcacagtgattacacagggaggggggccgggggaggatcgcaatgattacacagggaggggggccgggggaggatcgcaatgattacacagggaggggggccgggggaggatcgcaatgattacacagggaggggggccgggggaggatcgcaatgattacacagggaggggggccgggggaggaccgcaatgattacacagggaggggggccggggggaatcAGCTAGCTGTACAGCAGgtcactgtgaggggtccctgcagggtGCTGTTCTGTAACATctgacatcactctgcaggacctccCCCGGGTGTTCAGCGACTGAGTGCCGGGAGGGGAAAGAATACGGCGGGCGACATTGCTCCACTCCAGGTGTCTGGTGGCTATGAAAGGAGTAGTAGCGCCCGCCGTATCCCTTCACCTCCCAGGACTCAGGTCGGCATCgctaacacggggggggggggggggttgggtcctgcagagtgatgtcggatggcaccccgcagggacgtgctgacgccggccctgcagatgtaactggtgtgtgtggagacgCAGAACACTAAAtactgattggctacacgctaccaagccagtcagggttcagtgctctgccgctaataagacagagagccacacgccggccgggtatggtgacgtcaccgaaccgaaggaccagaagaagaagaggatccacgagtcgcaagctggaagatcacgtggccggatcggagatctccttggggggggcaataaaggacaggtaagtatattaggaaagggttaaccttggttaaccctttccattaccaatttatTAATTTTCACTGGAATACACCTTCAACCGATGCGCCGGCCACCCTGGGAAATACCTTCAGCTCCAGGAGGCAGTCATCATTTTTAGTAGCGAAGAAGGAGCTGGGCCAACTACTACTGCAACTGAAGGTTCCCAGGGCAACACTTTActggtgaagtcccccacactaaCAAGAAGgggagatctaaaaaaaaaaatacaattattacACTATCCTCTATTCTCTCCCATCCACTTTGCCTGATGACCCTCTGAAAGGCAGTTTCTTATATCCTCATTCCTCTAACTCCATTAATACTCCACAACCAGGCTGGTTTTGTCCCCTTCCGACAGGCAGGTGATAACACCAGGTGGATAATTTATTTGAGTGATGTGGACGATAGGCAGTACTCCTCCATGCTTCTCCTGAGCCTTGACTCTGAAAATGCGTTTAACCGTCTTCTGTGGCCTTTTATGTTCTCCACCCACGAGCACCTGGGCTTCCAGAGTGAGTTCCTTACCCCTCTCCTTACCCTGTATTCGGCCAGAGTGTCGGTGGTTAGACTTTAATCTGAAACGTCCTCTTCTTTCCCTGTGCATAATGGCCGGAAATGTCCGTTGTCGCCACTAATTTTTGCCTTATGCATCAAGCCCCTTGCGGCAGCACTTTGGGCCAATCCAGACATTCATGGGGTGTGCCTACATGACAGGGAATTAAAAATCACTGTTTGGGTGGACTCCTTACTATAACCCAACCCTAAATTTCATTGCTCTCCCTACACAACCTCATTATATTGTTGGGAAATTGTCGGGATGTAAgattaagggtctattcacacgtccgtataTTTTTCACTTCGTGCATTTGAATCTGTTATTTTTCATTAGCAATCCGTAAATTTCCATCCATATTGCTCTGTATTTCTTGCTGATCTTCAAAAATGTGGTTAACAATAATCTAGTCACTATTTGCAGATTGTAAATCCATATTTTTGCGAATCGCACCAGCAAAAATCTGGTCCTatagggttctattggtgtgtcctTAATGGAATTTCAGTCtgcactagggcctgtccttgtgtgaacggggccattgaaatacattgatccTATTTTCTTGCTGCAACTGCGGACAGAATTGCGGACATATGATTTGGGCCTTACACCTCTAAAAGGTACGCAACATTGCTACTGGAGGAGCTGCAAGAGGCCAGTGGCACTAGGAGGCACGTGGATGGGTacatatactttattatgttcccgcacaccCTGCTTTCCTGTCACTTTTTTTAGTTTtatggaacttctcctttaaaggggtgtaatgtgtgttatttaagtgaatggcccccttccccatcgcggctgagcagctgatgacgcgcagAAGGTGGGCagacatgagggacggctggagcagtcaggccagcCTTCTGAAGATGACATGACATGACATGAcatgatcgtcccaagatggcggctggggttgacagtgattccgtaagtatagtgcatcacacttccgggtccacagtCGGGGGGGCGCATTTAAACAtggtgaagggggccattcacttaaataacacacattacaatgttgtataactttgtaatgtgcatgatttagtgaaaaaaaatcctttagactgcactacccctttaaggatataaatctttatagtctggaggaaaaaggGAGACATCATAGaaacctttaaggccctattacatggaacgattgtttaaaaattcactaaaacgatctaaatgaacgattatctgtccgtgtaataacacctaacgatgaaacgacgaatgaaaaatcgttcattttggtctttcaacatgttgaaaaattattgttgATAGTTCACCAATCGTTCGCAtatttgttcgtgtaataagtcgtcCGCCAATAAAACAAGTTTGTGTGGGTTGTCCAGAGGAAaaattagcgaccatataacaacGTAAAAGCGATCATTCATAACAGcaatcggtgaatgtaataacctcagaatagtTCGCAAAAAAATCACTAGTTATCGATAGTGAACGATCGTTACAGCgaatctttgaacgataatcgctaagTGTAATGCGGCCTTAaattatgttaaaggactaaatagggaacactacccccccccccccccccccccaaatgcccaGTCATTTCCATTGTGACAGTGTGCCTGGGACCCTACTGCTTCCTTGTGATTTGTTAGCACACACAAATGccttttcagccaatcaccagctgaCGCAGGTCACCAGTGCAGCCTGTGCTTGGTTAAGTGTGCATATTCTGCCATCATCAGAATGGCGACAACAGCAGGGGATAAGGATGtgagtatttcttttttttttgcctgtaacTCTGAAGCCTGACAGTTTACGAGTCAGTCTTTTACTCAGGTTACCATATTACTCTTTTGGTTGTATCCAAAGGTCACTTAGAAGTTAGAAGGCCTTATCTCCTGTGTGCACCAGGGTGGAGATGTTTGCTCTGGTAATTTCAACATACTGTTCCCTGTGTTCTTCAGTAGAACTGTCAATTGTCCTTATTATAATACTGATATATAGATATGATGACTTTAGTCCTTTGCACATTACATGCAATATTAGTAACGGTTATCACTAATAAATGTTAGTGTTAGTGTGAGAGTAAgtgagcttagggccctattacatgggacgatgggACATTTAAACTGTAATCTTTCTATGTATATGGGGGCAAGGGTTGAAAAATCTTTAGTGTTTCGCTGATCGCATTTTTTaaaagctgaccataaaatcattgttaatcttttggtgtatgtacacatcatacGTTTGTTATTATGATCGTTTGTATACAACTAACTATTGTCCTTtgtgttatggtgaacgattttcgATCGATcgcaatcatttatcgttaatagGATCCTTAGTGTGGGAGTGATTTGCTGGTGCAGATATCATCTGGCAGCCACACATCAAGGAGCAGCTCAGTTATGGAGTCCGTTCCATGCCCCCCTAATGCACTtgcactgtacagcagataacTTTAAGAGGATAACACTAGTATAGTCTTTAGATTGGCAAATTTGTATGTGTGAAATAAAGCTTCTCTATACCACACATGCCTCGTAATTTGTACGCATATAAATCTTTTTTTGGCAAGATTACTTGCCGACATAAAATATCGTAGACTGGGTAGAGAATGTAATAGTAATAAAGTGTTGTGCATAAAAAAAGAAGCTCTTGTAAAATGACTCGCCCTGCATCTGCCACATACACAGTAACTGagacagggatatatatatatatatatatatatatatatatatatatatatatatatatatatatatatatatatattcacagcaCCTTCTTAAGTATCCACTGTGCAGATCACTACTCCTGCATTCTTTTGTACTGTGCTATATTAAGGCTGAACATCCATACGTTTGCCAGTGGACTGGTTGATATAATTTTAATTGCATAAGACTAAAACATTTATATAATTAAAAGTTTGCTTTGTCCAGGTGCCAATGTTTTCTCAGGTGGTTTTTGTACTTCTACAATTGTGCTCgtaacttttttacttttttatagctgttatatatatatatatatgtgtgtgtgtatatatagtgacttTTCCTGGTATGTAATGTTAACTAACAGCATGCCTAATAGGTGTCGCACAGCAAGGTAAACAATGGGTTACACAgcaattaattattttttttctcctgcctTGTTTGTTCCATACAGGATTGCCTCTAGGGGCATGTCGATATCACGGCCAGATGCTATTACTGGAAAATGCAGAATGATACGTCACGAGAGAGATGCAAAGAACGATCCAAATCCTAAAAGGTATTTGTCATAATAACAATCAGGCATGCTGAGCTGGAATAAAACATCAGGCTGGTGCCATGGTTTCACCATATAAacccaatataaataaataatgtctTAATGGctatcattaaaggggaactccagataagaaagatTTTACCTTGTCCACTCACTACCCATAAGCTTgggtgtaataggtttctattacataaatTGGTTTGTCTGCAGCTCATCCTGACTCACACTCAAGCTACTGAAAATCTGCACTGCCTACTCCACTCTGTCCTcaccctctcttctgagacagtggtcacatgatctctctcttctgttgccaggcaagctgtaacacttcaTCTGTAACCCCCTGAAACAACAGCCTCTTCTGAGTAGTATAGGAGAAAGGAGACACTGTGGTTTCATCTTTCtcatattctctctctctctctctctctctctctctctctctcttatattcatctatatagatagatagatagatagatagatagatactgtgtttactgtgcatagCAGAAGCAGATGGAGCCAATGGTGGACAAATAACACAAGACTGTGGTGGTTGGGGGGTAATCTGTCAGTTGAGTAGGAGATGCAATGCATGTGAGTAAATTTAGTTTCTCAGCTGGGTACCAAGATGTAAAACTGGGTTCATTTGCAAAAGTTAGAACTTAGGTCTAGGAGCAGCGTAGACCAGTGGGAAAGGTGTCTATCAATCGATGGGGATTGGAGAGTGCACTTATatgcttttttactttttttttatttttatgggatcGCTGGAATTCCCCTTTTAATATGTACTTGTTTCCTTGTTTCCAGGTTTGATCTGATTGCTCATACAAGGCATACCATGAATTCTGATGGAATAAATTCCCTTAAATACAGCGTTGTCAAGACCGAAAAGTTTCCTTTATATACAAAAATAACGGTGGATGTTGGACATCCGCCAAGCTAACACATATTTAGTTCGGCCAAGAAACTCTCACAGACTGGTCTCACCATGCTGGTATGGTGGCAACTCTGTAGACTTTTTTAAATAGACATTTTACGGATTTGCATATTCGATATACTTGGCACATTCAGATTATTTTATTGGACTGCTTCAGAAAGCCATGCACAGGGGGGGAAAACATTTAATTCAGGCTAAATTTGTACTTTGTTGAAATGGAA
Above is a window of Dendropsophus ebraccatus isolate aDenEbr1 chromosome 7, aDenEbr1.pat, whole genome shotgun sequence DNA encoding:
- the B4GALT1 gene encoding beta-1,4-galactosyltransferase 1; this translates as MMKDPLLQSSAAVLPGASLQKACKFLVLFCALHLSVTLVYYVFGGETTYYTERQHLYGHRANSTTGPLVSVLAATEQSATQEPTAPCPDPSPLLVGPLRIEFSVSVDLEEVRKTNSEVKEGGRYKPKDCKALQKVALIIPFRNRDEHLKYWLHYMHPILQRQQLDYGVYVINQDGDVTFNRAKLLNIGYAEALKEYDYNCFVFSDVDLIPMDDRNIYKCYSQPRHLSVSMDKFGFGLPYNQYFGGVSALSKEQFERINGFPNNYWGWGGEDDDIYNRIASRGMSISRPDAITGKCRMIRHERDAKNDPNPKRFDLIAHTRHTMNSDGINSLKYSVVKTEKFPLYTKITVDVGHPPS